TATCAGGAAATAATCCATATCACCAACTCGAAACACATCTTCCTCAAACTTTGGTAAGTTACCCGTTCCAATCATACTCGTACGATTGACCAGATACGGTGGCCAAACCTCTTTATACCCATTTTCACCTGTTTGTATATCCATCATAAAATTTAATAGCGCTCGTTCCAATCTAGCTCCAAGACCCATATAAAAAACAAAGCGAGAACCAGTCACTTTAGAAGCGCGCTCAAAATCAAGAATGCCTAATGTTGTACCTAGTTCCCAGTGGGGTTTAGGTTCAAAGATAAATGTAGGCAATTCACCCACTCGTTTGATTTCAGGATTGTCATCCTCCGATTTTCCTACTGGAACACTCGCATGTGGGATATTAGGAAGACGCATAAGAATAAATTCAATTTCTTCATCCATTGCTCTCAGTTTTTCATCTAATACTTTAATCTGATCACCAACAGCTCTCGTCTCTTCGATCAAATCAGAAACGTTTTCTTGGTTTTTTTTGCGCATAGCAACTTCTTGCGACACAGTATTACGTTTCGCGCGCAATGATTCTACTTGAGCTGTGCAGTCTCTCCATTCCCGATCAACAATAGAGAATCGATGGAATAAATCCCACGTCTCTTTTGACTCATTGCGTTTGATAAGGGCCTGTTCAATTAATTCTGGGTTCTGCCGCAAAAGTTTAACATCTAACATTCATTCCACTCCTCATATATACAAAAACCATCGGTTTTTAGAAAGCATCAATGCAAGACTCTTGGATATACTGTAAAATTTAAGACAATTGTACTATCAAAAAATATAGTATTTAATAAGGATACTTTGAGCTATGTAGTATACTAGTCGTTCCAATAAATGCGTAACCCATACCTCTTGAAGAAACAATAAGTGTTGGTCGCATTGGGTTTTCTTCTAATTTTTCCCTTAATCTTGAGATATAGACATAGAGATCCTCTTTTTTCCCTACACCTGCATCTCCCCATATCATGGAAACCAATTGATTAGCCGTTATATACTTCCCATTAGCCTCAACTAATATACGCAACGTTGTTAATTCCATCCTAGTGAGGATAATGCGTTTACCATGCATAACAACCATTGATTCGCCTAGAGATGGCATAGCAATTGTATGGGTTGGTTGTAAGAGTCGCTCATTCGTAATACTCGTAAGCACTCTCAATACATCATAAGATAAACGTTCTTTCCCTTCGATCACACCGTAAAGATTAGGAACGAGTTCCTTTAATCTTTGATTATTGTTATGTGTAATAAGCACCAAATCAGTTATTTCATTCTTAGAAATTTCTCGCCATAACGAAAACTCTGTACGAGTTGGATATAATGCTTCACAAAACATAACATCAAAATTCTTCGTTTTATAAAAATCAGACAATGACACATGTACATCCCATGTACTGATTTCATTTTCAGGAGGAATGAATGACATTATATGAGTTGCAAGTGATTGATCCTTACAGGCAATCCCAATGTGCATTCATGATCACTCCTTCTATCATAGAGTAAAAAGAATAGGGAGGACTACCTCCCTAAGAATTATGACTTAGATTGGTATTGTATTGCCAATCCTTTAAAGTAACTATGCATCCGAGTATCGTCCGTAAGCTCCGGATGAAAAGCGGATGCTAACAATTGTCCTTGCTGTACAGCGACGATCTTTTCATCAAGTGTCGCAAGTACATCTACCTGTTCACCTGCATTAACCACATGTGGTGCTCGAATAAACACTGCTGGAAATGGGTTGTCTGAAACGCCACGTATGAGTATATCCGCCTCAAATGATTCGCGTTGTCTACCAAAACTATTGCGATTTACAACTACATCCATTAGTGCTAAATGAGGCTCATCATGACCCTCGATCTGCTTGGCTAATAGAATCATCCCTGCACATGTGCCAAATATAGGCATTCCTTGCTGAGCAGATTCAATAATTGGATCAAATAATCCATATTTGCGAATTAATTTACCAATCGTTGTACTTTCTCCACCTGGTATGATTAACCCATGCAACCCAATAAGATCGTCTGCATGTTTAACAAGTATCGGTTCTGCGTCAACCCTTTTTATATGGTCGACATGCTCTGAAACTGCACCCTGTACATTTAATACTCCAATTTTAACAGACACACTCATCACCAACCGCGATCAGCCATCCGCTCATTCTCATGAAGTGTAGATAATTCAATTCCCTTCATGGGCGCTCCAAGATCTTTAGATAACTTCGCCAATAGATCGTAGTCTTTAAAATTCATTGTAGCTTCCACAACTGCTCTTCCGAATTTTTCTGGATTCTCCGATTTAAATATACCAGAACCAACAAACACACCATCTGAACCAAGTTCCATCATCAATGCAGCATCTGCAGGAGTAGCAATACCACCTGCCGCGAAATTGACCACAGGTAATTTCCCAGTTTGATGAATTTCTAGGAGAAGCTCAAAAGGTGCTCCGATATTTTTTGCTTCTGCTGCTAGTTCATCCTCAGACATAGCAACCACTTTACGAATTTGACCTTGTACCATCCGTATATGTTTGACTGCCTCTACAATATTTCCAGTTCCTGGTTCACCCTTAGTCCTAATCATCGAGGCACCCTCTGCAATACGACGCAGTACTTCACCTAAGTCGCGCCCTCCGCAAACAAAAGGTACAGTAAAATCGCGTTTATTCACATGAAATTTATCATCAGCGGGTGTTAATACTTCACTTTCATCAATATAATCCACACCCAAGGCTTGTAAAATCCGCGCCTCGACAACATGTCCAATACGACATTTCGCCATGACAGGAACAGAAACAGCTTTCATTACTTGCTCAATAATTGTAGGATCTGCCATTCGAGCAACTCCACCTGCTGCCCGAATATCGGACGGGACTCGCTCAAGTGCCATTACCGCAACAGCTCCAGCTGCTTCAGCAATTTTTGCTTGTTCAGCATTAATAACATCCATAATTACACCGTTCTTTTGCATTTGAGCCATACCACGTTTAACCCGATCTGAACCTATCTTCGTGTCCATAATAGTCCTCCTGTACGCTTCTCTTTTATGCGTTTACTATTCCATCGCATAGGATTCAAGGTGATGATGATTTCATCTCTGAATTTCCTTCATGAATTATATCATAATGTCTACAAATTCGGGCTAATTGGTGGTAATGACTTTGCGAACGAGACCTGGGTGATTTGTAATCACAGCATCAATTCCCCAAGCATTCAATGTTCGTACAATTCGAGGGTCATTCACCGTATACGGTCTAATTTTAATATTTTGCTCAAAAGCTTCATTCATGTAAGTAGGACTGATCGTTTTCCAATGAGGATGGACGGCTTCTGCCCCAAATTGCTTTGCATACATAGGTGTAACAGCGTTGTATTGTGTACACAAAAGACCAATAGCTTGATTGGGATCTAATTGTTTAATACGACGTAGACTCGGGTAATGAAAAGATGAAATAACTACTCTATCGGTTAAATCTCTTTGTTTAATTGCGTCAATAACTTGTTCTTCAATGCCTACATAAGTATTTTGTACGATTTTTAATTCAATATTGATTCGTAAAGAAGTGGATTCTACAAATGACAGTGTTTGATCCAATGTGGGAACACGTTCCCCATGAAAGGAAGAAGAAAATTTATAACCGGCATCAAGCTGTGACAGCCACGCAAAAGACGCGGAGTAAATGTAACCGCGCCCTTGCGTTGTTCTATTTACTGTCTCATCATGCATAATGACGAGAACACCATCAGACGTACGTTGTACATCC
The genomic region above belongs to Sulfoacidibacillus ferrooxidans and contains:
- the serS gene encoding serine--tRNA ligase, which translates into the protein MLDVKLLRQNPELIEQALIKRNESKETWDLFHRFSIVDREWRDCTAQVESLRAKRNTVSQEVAMRKKNQENVSDLIEETRAVGDQIKVLDEKLRAMDEEIEFILMRLPNIPHASVPVGKSEDDNPEIKRVGELPTFIFEPKPHWELGTTLGILDFERASKVTGSRFVFYMGLGARLERALLNFMMDIQTGENGYKEVWPPYLVNRTSMIGTGNLPKFEEDVFRVGDMDYFLIPTAEVPVTNLHRDEILAGTMLPVKYAGFSASFRSEAGAAGKDTRGLIRLHQFNKVELVKVVAPETSYDELELIVHDAEIILQRLNLPYRVIEICTGDLGFKETKKYDLEVWLPSSNTYREISSCSNFEDFQARRANLRFRRTDKAKPEYVHTLNGSGLALGRTVAAILENYQEEDGSVKIPSALISYMGGIERLTPPKS
- a CDS encoding winged helix-turn-helix domain-containing protein; translated protein: MHIGIACKDQSLATHIMSFIPPENEISTWDVHVSLSDFYKTKNFDVMFCEALYPTRTEFSLWREISKNEITDLVLITHNNNQRLKELVPNLYGVIEGKERLSYDVLRVLTSITNERLLQPTHTIAMPSLGESMVVMHGKRIILTRMELTTLRILVEANGKYITANQLVSMIWGDAGVGKKEDLYVYISRLREKLEENPMRPTLIVSSRGMGYAFIGTTSILHSSKYPY
- the pdxT gene encoding pyridoxal 5'-phosphate synthase glutaminase subunit PdxT gives rise to the protein MSVKIGVLNVQGAVSEHVDHIKRVDAEPILVKHADDLIGLHGLIIPGGESTTIGKLIRKYGLFDPIIESAQQGMPIFGTCAGMILLAKQIEGHDEPHLALMDVVVNRNSFGRQRESFEADILIRGVSDNPFPAVFIRAPHVVNAGEQVDVLATLDEKIVAVQQGQLLASAFHPELTDDTRMHSYFKGLAIQYQSKS
- the pdxS gene encoding pyridoxal 5'-phosphate synthase lyase subunit PdxS; the encoded protein is MDTKIGSDRVKRGMAQMQKNGVIMDVINAEQAKIAEAAGAVAVMALERVPSDIRAAGGVARMADPTIIEQVMKAVSVPVMAKCRIGHVVEARILQALGVDYIDESEVLTPADDKFHVNKRDFTVPFVCGGRDLGEVLRRIAEGASMIRTKGEPGTGNIVEAVKHIRMVQGQIRKVVAMSEDELAAEAKNIGAPFELLLEIHQTGKLPVVNFAAGGIATPADAALMMELGSDGVFVGSGIFKSENPEKFGRAVVEATMNFKDYDLLAKLSKDLGAPMKGIELSTLHENERMADRGW
- a CDS encoding glycerophosphodiester phosphodiesterase; this translates as MEIWAHRGASAVAPENTMAAFVKAYESGADAIEVDVQRTSDGVLVIMHDETVNRTTQGRGYIYSASFAWLSQLDAGYKFSSSFHGERVPTLDQTLSFVESTSLRINIELKIVQNTYVGIEEQVIDAIKQRDLTDRVVISSFHYPSLRRIKQLDPNQAIGLLCTQYNAVTPMYAKQFGAEAVHPHWKTISPTYMNEAFEQNIKIRPYTVNDPRIVRTLNAWGIDAVITNHPGLVRKVITTN